In one window of Macadamia integrifolia cultivar HAES 741 chromosome 2, SCU_Mint_v3, whole genome shotgun sequence DNA:
- the LOC122063484 gene encoding uncharacterized protein LOC122063484, translated as MAENESQWPPPPPDPMAKVIEMFQQLSADQKTISDRLLRLENQSVTPIQGSNVPFEREDRYQLQSAVHRQHRRSAERAQQRTPTAPPTFEEHVRSYFNGDLEAPRRRTDDSQKVKLELKEFNGKHDPQVFYDWLAALDDYFDWYELSESRKMRLARTKLVGSAREWWRTEERDLEDRGRAPITLEEMKEDLSAKYLPRHFRSQLQDKLNTLRQGSMSVAEYMEQFDSLYSRTGIRENELQVLSRFRLGLRSDINRAIGVVDVSNVRECFEKAVHAEELLAPTGRRFGYQAREITKNFSAKNPTSYPPRTTPSPRADHKGKAPMPSTATVQCFHCQERGHYAKNCPTRHKVAVMVDADDTPDEDNSHIFPIPLEEEDENVDYYDGAEANEDDSYGIHVVSCILVAETKGEDWRRTCIFYSRMRSADRTVQVIVDSGSCVNVVSELFVKKAHLKVEKHPQPYKVSLLNGNTLEVNQRCFVPLQLSRYEEKVWCDVIPMKLTDVLLGRPWMYDNDVLTGGKKNQCIFTFKGQRTILEPINVPEEMRKRQTLRTNQKATTDTNKMLVLPQKKILAVPQKQFERTSHDTGMILALVTREVTPPPTVQLTRPIRELLTDFSDLVPDELPNKLPPMRDIQHAIDLVPGSVLPNLPAYRLSPTEHTELKRQVDELLKKGFIIESLSPCAVPALLTPKKDGSWRMCVDSRAINKITVKYRFPIPRLDDMLDMLSGAKAFSKLDLRSGYHQIRIRPGDEWKTAFKTKDGLFEWKVMPFGLTNAPSTFMRVMTQVLRPFIGRFLVVYFDDILVYSKHPDDHIDHLKQVLRVLRMEKLYINLKKCSFMLPKVVFLGFIVSSKGVEADPEKIKSITNWPTPKTITEVRSFHGLASFYRRFIRNFSAVMAPITECMKQSKGKFEWTTAATKALHLIKKKMTEAPVLRLPDFNRVFEVATDASHIGLGGVLIQEGHPIAFYSEKLNDAKRRYSTYDLELYAVIQVLRHWRHYLIGKEFILYTDHEALKHLHSQKSISQKHAKWVAYLQEFVFAMKYKAGKENTVTDALSRKVLTINTFSAHAISIDQIRDEYASDKDFRVLYAELQQGEQHPKYSVHNGYLFFGTRLCIPDSSLRHHIIRELHGGGLGGHFGKDKTIIQVTDRREELMQI; from the exons atggcagagAATGAGTCACAGTGGCCGCCGCCTCCACCTGATCCAATGGCAAAAGTCattgaaatgtttcaacaacTCTCTGCTGATCAAAAAACTATTAGTGACAGGTTACTGCGACTTGAGAACCAAAGTGTTACTCCAATACAAGGCAGCAATGTACCATTCGAGAGGGAGGACAGGTATCAACTACAATCTGCTGTGCATCGTCAACATaggagaagtgctgaaagggcaCAACAAAGAACCCCTACAGCACCACCTACCTTTGAGGAGCATGTAAGATCTTATTTCAATGGTGATCTTGAAGCACCCCGTCGACGTACTGATGATTCACAAAAAGTCAAgcttgaattaaaggagttcaaCGGAAAGCATGATCCACAGgtattttatgattggttggctGCTTTagatgactattttgattggTATGAGTTGTCTGAGTCACGTAAGATGAGACTAGCACGTACTAAGCTAGTTGGCTCAGCCCGCGAATGgtggagaactgaagaaagggATCTAGAAGATCGTGGTAGAGCTCCCATTACTTTggaagagatgaaagaagatCTTAGTGCCAAATACTTACCACGACACTTTAGATCACAACTGCAGGACAAGCTGAATACTCTTCGTCAAGGGAGTATGTCCGTTGCAGAGTATATGGAGCAGTTTGATTCACTCTATTCACGCACTGGCATCAGGGAGAATGAATTACAGGTACTTTCCCGCTTTCGTTTGGGTTTGAGATCTGATATAAATCGTGCTATTGGCGTAGTAGATGTATCCAATGTCAGGGAATGCTTCGAGAAGGCAGTACATGCAGAGGAGTTACTAGCTCCTACGGGTAGAAGGTTTGGATATCAAGCTAGAGAGATCACAAAAAATTTTTCAGCAAAAAATCCTACTTCTTATCCTCCACGTACCACACCTTCTCCACGTGCTGATCACAAGGGGAAAGCACCTATGCCTAGCACTGCCACAGTGCAATGCTTTCATTGTCAGGAGAGGGGACATTATGCCAAAAATTGTCCTACACGTCACAAAGTAGCAGTGATGGTTGACGCTGACGATACTCCTGATGAAGATAATTCCCATATCTTTCCAATCccattggaagaagaagacgaaaatgTTGATTATTATGATGGGGCTGAAGCAAATGAAGATGACTCCTATGGAATTCATGTGGTTTCTtgcatattggtggctgaaaccaaaggcgAGGATTGGCGACGTACATGCATATTTTACAGCCGCATGCGTTCAGCTGATCGCACTGTACAGGTGATAGTTGACAGTGGCAGCTGCGttaatgttgtctctgagttgtttgtgaagaaagcaCATTTGAAGGTAGAGAAACACCCGCAGCCTTACAAAGTATCCCTACTGAATGGCAACACTTTGGAGGTCAATCAGCGATGTTTTGTTCCATTACAACTTTCTCGATATGAAGAAAAGGTATGGTGTGATGTTATTCCTATGAAGCtaactgatgttcttttagggagACCATGGATGTATGATAATGATGTTCTCACTGGTGGAAAGAAGAATCAGTGCATATTTACCTTTAAAGGGCAGCGCACTATACTTGAGCCTATCAATGTACCAGAGGAGATGCGTAAGAGACAGACATTGAGGACTAACCAAAAAGCCACCACCGATACCAACAAGATGCTAGTCCTTCCACAGAAGAAGATCTTAGCTGTTCCACAAAAGCAGTTTGAGCGAACTAGCCATGATACAGGCATGATATTAGCCCTGGTTACTAGAGAGGTCACTCCACCACCAACAGTTCAGCTCACACGGCCTATTAGAGAGCTTCTAACAGACTTTTCTGATTTAGTACCTGACGAGCTACCTAATAAGCTCCCTCCCATGCGCGATATTCAGCATgctattgacttggtacctggttcTGTGCTTCCCAACCTTCCAGCTTACCGTCTCAGTCCTACAGAACACACTGAGCTCAAAAGGCAAGTTGATGAACTACTAAAGAAGGGGTTTATCATTGAGAGCCTTAGTCCTTGTGCTGTACCAGCATTACTTACTCCAAAAAAGGATGGCTCATGGCGTATGTGTGTCGACAGCAGAGCAATCAACAAAATAACGGTTAAGTATAGATTTCCCATACCACGACTTGATGATATGCTAGACATGTTGTCCGGTGCAAAGGCcttttcaaaattggaccttcgaagcggctaccatcaaattcgtATTCGGCCAGGAGACGAATGGAAGACCGCCTTCAAAACCAAGGATGGACTGTTCGAGTGGAAGGTCATGCCCTTTGGTCTGACGAATGCACCTAGTACATTCATGCGAGTTATGACACAGGTACTTCGTCCATTTATTGGTCGATTTTTGGTTGTATACTTTGATGATATCTTAGTTTACAGCAAGCATCCAGATGATCACATCGACCATTTGAAGCAAGTCTTGAGGGTGCTCCGTATGGAGAAGctatacattaatctcaagaagtgttcctttatgctgcccaaggttgtattccttggttttattgtcTCCTCCaagggggttgaagctgatcctgagaagatcaagagcatcaccaACTGGCCTACCCCGAAGACAATCACtgaagtccgtagcttccacGGTCTAGCCTCATTTTACAGGAGATTCATTCGAAATTTTAGTGCAGTCATGGCACCTATTACCGAATGTATGAAGCAGAGTAAAGGCAAGTTTGAGTGGACAACAGCGGCGACAAAAGCCCTCCATcttatcaagaagaagatgacggaGGCCCCGGTATTACGCCTGCCAGATTTTAATCGTGTATTTGAGGTGGCAACTGATGCTTCGCATATTGGGTTGGGAGGTGTGCTGATACAAGAAGGGCACCCTATTGCTTTCTATAGCGAGAAACTCAACGATGCCAAGCGACGCTACTCGACTTACGATTTGGAGCTCTATGCTGTCATCCAAGTGTTACGCCATTGGAGACACTATCTTATTGGTAAGGAATTTATTCTTTACACcgatcatgaagcactcaaacATCTCCATTCTCAGAAGTCAATCAGTCAGAAGCATGCAAAGTGGGTTGCTTACCTACAAGAGTTCGTCTTTGCGATGAAATACAAGGCTGGTAAAGAGAACACGGTGACTGATGCTTTAAGCCGAAAAGTTCTCACTATCAATACTTTTTCAGCACATGCCATTAGTATTGATCAGATACGAGATGAGTACGCGTCTGATAAGGATTTCAGAGTTCTATATGCAGAGTTACAGCAAGGTGAGCAACACCCTAAATATTCTGTCCACAATGGTTATTTGTTCTTCGGAACGCGATTATGCATTCCAGACTCCTCCCTACGACATCACATCATAAGGGAGTTACACGGAGGAGGTTTGGGAGGCCACTTCGGCAAGGACAAGACCATCATACAGGTGACTGATCG TCGGGAGGAgctgatgcagatctga